A genomic window from Lotus japonicus ecotype B-129 chromosome 1, LjGifu_v1.2 includes:
- the LOC130719881 gene encoding cytochrome c oxidase-assembly factor COX23, mitochondrial, whose product MKGPETSDCLEEFHSDKSKCQEHFDVYKECKKKEREARLERNKTRSLFS is encoded by the exons ATGAAAGGCCCTGAAACTAGTGATT GTTTAGAAGAATTTCATTCGGATAAGAGTAAATGCCAAGAACATTTTGATGTTTACAAGGAGTGTAAGAAAAAGGAG AGGGAAGCACGATTGGAGCGTAATAAAACTCGCTCCTTATTCTCATGA
- the LOC130729446 gene encoding protein FAR-RED IMPAIRED RESPONSE 1-like gives MTESFLFHESQLIEVGLNNAQPEEVPPPAFVPPCISIDVSHLFTTDQIFPTRDDLINWVHGIAIENGYVVLITKSDSGGNGSRKAYVMLGCEKHGKYVPYRDPDLVEGTRTQKTECPFRLKGRPMKNGIDRDWRLKVMEGTHNHEPARSLLGHNFVGRLNSEEKEQVEKMSKSWVPPRKMLLTLKENNPLNLTTISQIYGACKRLRKSLRGSLTEMQHLLKKLDGDKYVHFERHEPGSEVIRDVFWAHPNAIKLFNTFPYVVIMDCTYKTNKYKIPLLEIVGLTSTDKTYSIAFCYIVNEGTDDYVWALECMKSLLADQAMLPKVIVTDRDLALLSAAKQSLPNTSHLLCLWHINKCVLAKCKLYVGTDDFAELVMGKWGEVVDAATVEEFEVQWMQLFNMCKDKYSNFTSYCSTTWLVHKEKFAKAWTNHVMHFGTTTSNRAEGAHASLKKMLRDCKGDLATSWDASHSLTCNRHTEILASFERSIHRIDHIFMFPFYTNIRGFVSNKCLQLIDDEHIRMKSYGGCDCLLRETHGLPCGCELAGHRSTTLLSINSICY, from the exons atgacagaatcatttttatttcatgaatcccaattgattgaagttggattgaacaatgctcaacctgaagaggtgccaccaccagcatttgtacccccgtgtataagtatagatgtctcgcatttatttacaactgatcag attttccctacccgtgatgatcttatcaattgggttcatggaattgcgattgaaaatggatatgttgtgttgatcacaaagtcagatagcggtgggaatggaagcagaaaagcttatgtcatgttggggtgcgagaagcatggtaagtatgttccctacagagaccctgaccttgttgaaggaacgagaacacaaaagacagaatgtccttttagactaaaaggacgacctatgaaaaatggcatagatagagattggcggctaaaagtgatggaaggtacacacaaccatgaaccagctaggtcactacttggccacaattttgttggtcgtctaaattccgaagagaaggagcaagtggaaaaaatgtcaaagagttgggttccaccgagaaagatgctgttgactttgaaggaaaacaatcctttaaacttgactaccatatctcagatttatggtgcttgcaagaggttaagaaaatccctccgcgggtcattgacagaaatgcaacacttgttgaagaagttggacggtgacaagtacgtccactttgaaagacatgagcctggatcggaagtcattagggatgtattttgggctcatccaaatgctatcaaattgttcaacacatttccatatgtagtgattatggattgcacatacaagacaaacaaatataaaattccattgcttgagattgttggactgacttccacagataagacatactccatagccttttgctacattgttaatgagggcacagatgactacgtttgggcactggagtgtatgaagtctctattagctgatcaagccatgttgcctaaggtgattgttactgacagggatcttgccttattgagtgctgctaagcaaagccttcccaacaccagccatttattatgcttgtggcacatcaacaagtgtgttttggcaaagtgcaaactctatgttggtacagatgattttgctgaattggttatggggaagtggggagaggtggtggatgctgcaacagttgaagaatttgaagttcaatggatgcaattgtttaatatgtgcaaggacaaatacagcaactttacctcctattgttctacaacatggttggtccacaaggaaaaatttgccaaggcatggacaaatcatgtgatgcactttggaacaacaacaagtaacag ggctgagggtgcacatgccagtttgaagaagatgttgcgggattgcaagggtgacctagccacttcttgggatgcgtcgcatagtttgacatgtaatcgacatactgaaatattagcatcgtttgagcgcagtattcacagaattgatcacattttcatgttcccattttacacaaatattagaggatttgtgtcaaacaaatgcctgcagctcatcgacgatgaacatataagaatgaagtcctacggcggatgcgattgcttgttgagagagactcatggactaccttgcggttgtgaacttgcaggtcaccggtcaaccactctcttgtcaattaattctatttgttattga
- the LOC130729447 gene encoding elongator complex protein 6, translating into MEQHRDSNLLDEALGLHNNNNSLCGRFVLVEDCVDTSAAFVLHHIIKRSLSSHPVVFLAFSHPFSHYDRILRKLGCNLAAQRDNNRFFFIDMLMLQCPDEGKLNHDGFAAVFEKIERVVKALHQDNMKFASIMIDDISFLEVAANGSSNDVLDFLHYCHTLTSEYGCAFIALDHKDIYLNEERPAIILEMEYLADVLVKAEPLATGLAKDVHGQLMVLHKETQHQHGSSPFKIHNFHFKIKENSIECFYPGTKI; encoded by the exons atggAGCAGCACAGAGATTCTAACCTACTGGATGAAGCGCTAGGtcttcacaacaacaacaacagtttGTGTGGTCGCTTCGTGCTTGTAGAGGACTGTGTTGACACAAGCGCCGCTTTCGTTCTTCACCATATCATCAAACGCTCCCTCTCTTCTCACCCCGTCGTCTTCCTTGCCTTCTCTCACCCTTTTTCCCACTACGACCGCATCCTCAGAAAGCTT GGTTGCAACTTAGCTGCTCAAAGAGATAATAATAGATTCTTTTTCATTGACATGCTTATGTTGCAGTGTCCAG ATGAAGGAAAACTGAATCATGATGGGTTTGCTGCTGTATTTGAGAAGATAGAAAGAGTGGTCAAGGCATTACATCAAGACAACATGAAATTTGCCAGTATCATGATAGATGATATATCTTTTCTTGAGGTTGCTGCTAATGGCTCTTCAAATGATGTTTTAGACTTCCTGCATTATTGCCACACGCTAACATCAGAATAT GGTTGCGCATTTATTGCACTTGACCATAAGGATATTTATCTGAATGAAGAGAGGCCTGCCATTATCTTAGAGATGGAGTACCTTGCTGACGTTTTGGTCAAGGCTGAACCATTGGCCACTGGTTTGGCAAAAGATGTGCATGGGCAG TTGATGGTGTTACATAAGGAAACACAACATCAACATGGGAGTTCACCCTTTAAGATCCACAATTTTCACTTCAAGATCAAGGAAAATAGCATCGAGTGTTTTTATCCTGGCACAAAAATCTAG